The following coding sequences are from one Bradyrhizobium sp. WSM471 window:
- a CDS encoding glycosyltransferase family 39 protein, producing MGGADARIVRNTALVILALVGLRLVAAAVTPITFDEAYYWMWSQNLAGGYYDHPPMVAYVIRAGTLIAGDTELGVRLVSILLALPMSYAIYRSAAILIGGARVAATSAILLNVTLLASVGTLIVTPDAPLLVASSFVLFFLAKVLESGRGVWWLAVGAAVGAALLSKYTAMFFGLAILIWLAAVPKLRHWFLSPWPYLGGCVALALFAPVILWNADHQWVSFAKQLGRARIEDFRPVFIAELIPTQIAFATPLVFILGAMGLHALTWRRAGALASRVLIETMFWTIVVYFVWHSLHARVEANWFAPVYPPFVIAAAAAANLVQWKARQRRLVDFCLRWAAPTGIVMFAALIVQANTGWLSGYRRDATVRSVGVGWRELAAEIEAVRVRNGATCVLAPDYGTTGWLAFYLPRGSCVAQQNQRIRWANMPEPDPKLLAGKLIYVDELRPDGHPAVHDLFAKVTQVAQLQRKRGPLVIETYSIDLLEGAKGDVLDRSPPPEAR from the coding sequence ATGGGCGGGGCTGATGCGCGGATCGTCCGCAATACGGCGCTGGTGATCCTTGCGCTGGTCGGCTTGCGGCTCGTCGCAGCCGCCGTCACGCCGATCACCTTCGACGAAGCCTATTACTGGATGTGGTCGCAGAACCTCGCCGGGGGATATTACGACCACCCGCCGATGGTTGCCTACGTCATCCGCGCCGGCACCCTGATCGCGGGTGACACCGAACTCGGCGTCCGGCTGGTCTCGATCCTGCTCGCGCTGCCGATGAGCTATGCGATCTATCGCTCCGCCGCGATCCTGATCGGCGGCGCGCGGGTGGCCGCGACCAGCGCCATCCTGCTCAACGTGACGCTGCTGGCCTCGGTCGGCACGCTGATCGTCACGCCCGATGCGCCGCTGCTGGTTGCCTCCAGCTTCGTGCTGTTCTTTCTCGCCAAGGTGCTGGAGAGCGGCCGCGGCGTCTGGTGGCTCGCGGTCGGCGCAGCCGTCGGCGCGGCGCTCCTGTCGAAATACACCGCGATGTTCTTCGGGCTGGCGATCCTGATCTGGCTCGCTGCCGTGCCGAAACTGCGGCACTGGTTTCTCTCGCCGTGGCCGTATCTGGGCGGTTGCGTTGCGCTGGCGCTGTTCGCGCCGGTGATCCTCTGGAACGCCGATCATCAATGGGTGTCGTTCGCAAAGCAGCTCGGGCGCGCCAGGATCGAGGATTTTCGTCCGGTCTTCATTGCCGAGCTGATCCCGACCCAGATCGCGTTCGCAACCCCGCTGGTGTTCATCCTCGGCGCGATGGGGCTGCACGCGCTGACCTGGCGCCGGGCCGGCGCGCTGGCCTCGCGCGTGCTGATCGAGACGATGTTCTGGACCATCGTCGTCTATTTCGTCTGGCATTCCCTGCATGCCCGCGTCGAGGCCAACTGGTTCGCGCCCGTCTATCCGCCCTTCGTCATCGCGGCGGCCGCCGCCGCCAATCTCGTGCAGTGGAAGGCGCGGCAGCGTCGCCTGGTGGATTTCTGCCTGCGCTGGGCCGCACCCACCGGCATCGTGATGTTTGCCGCGCTGATCGTGCAGGCCAACACCGGCTGGCTGTCCGGCTATCGCCGCGATGCGACCGTGCGCAGCGTCGGCGTCGGCTGGCGCGAGCTCGCTGCCGAAATCGAAGCGGTGCGCGTCCGCAATGGCGCGACCTGCGTGCTTGCGCCGGACTACGGCACGACAGGCTGGCTTGCCTTCTATCTGCCGCGCGGCAGCTGCGTGGCGCAGCAGAACCAGCGCATCCGCTGGGCCAACATGCCCGAGCCGGATCCAAAGCTGCTTGCGGGCAAGCTGATCTATGTCGATGAGCTGCGTCCTGACGGCCATCCCGCCGTCCACGATCTCTTTGCGAAGGTGACGCAGGTCGCGCAATTGCAGCGCAAGCGCGGCCCGCTCGTCATTGAGACTTACAGCATCGATCTGCTCGAAGGCGCCAAGGGCGACGTGCTGGACCGCTCGCCACCGCCGGAAGCGCGGTAG
- a CDS encoding glycosyltransferase family 2 protein, with the protein MNQAIRPGSDTPQAASPAPDLSVVVPTFNERDNVTVLYRRLEAVLAGIAWEVVFVDDNSPDGTWDVVRALAQRDSRVRCVRRIGRRGLSGACIEGILASSAPYAAVIDADLQHDETQLPKMLSLLASGQAELVVGSRYIEGYKSEGFNKQRAGASALATELARKALRVEIADPMSGFFMVRRDRFEQLAPKLSVHGFKILLDLVASANGSLRAIEIPYTFGERQHGESKLDSMVALDFLGLVLAKFTNDAVSLRFLLFAMVGGIGLVVHLTTLFISLELFKEPFAEAQASGAIVAMTSNFVLNNFLTYRDQRLKGFALLRGLIAFYIVCSVGLLANVGVAFSVYDQEPIWWLAGAAGALMGVVWNYAMSGLFVWRKK; encoded by the coding sequence ATGAATCAAGCGATCAGACCGGGCTCCGATACCCCACAGGCGGCTTCGCCGGCGCCGGACTTGTCGGTCGTCGTCCCGACCTTCAACGAGCGCGACAATGTCACGGTGCTGTACCGGCGGCTGGAGGCAGTGCTGGCCGGCATCGCCTGGGAGGTCGTGTTCGTCGACGATAATTCGCCTGATGGCACTTGGGACGTCGTGCGTGCGCTGGCCCAGCGCGACAGCCGCGTGCGCTGTGTCCGCCGCATCGGCCGCCGCGGCCTGTCGGGGGCCTGCATCGAGGGCATCCTGGCCTCCAGCGCGCCCTATGCAGCCGTGATCGACGCCGACCTCCAGCACGACGAGACGCAACTGCCGAAGATGCTGTCACTGCTCGCAAGCGGGCAGGCCGAACTCGTGGTCGGCAGCCGCTACATCGAGGGCTACAAGAGCGAAGGCTTCAACAAGCAGCGCGCCGGCGCCAGCGCGCTGGCAACGGAACTCGCCAGGAAAGCGCTGCGGGTCGAGATCGCCGATCCCATGAGCGGCTTCTTCATGGTTCGCCGCGACCGCTTCGAGCAGCTCGCGCCGAAACTTTCCGTGCACGGCTTCAAGATCCTGCTCGACCTCGTCGCGAGCGCCAATGGCAGCTTGCGCGCCATCGAAATTCCCTACACCTTCGGTGAGCGTCAGCACGGCGAAAGCAAGCTCGATTCCATGGTCGCGCTGGATTTTCTTGGCCTGGTGCTGGCGAAGTTCACCAACGATGCTGTCTCGTTGCGCTTCCTGCTGTTCGCGATGGTCGGCGGAATCGGCCTCGTGGTGCATCTCACCACCCTGTTCATATCGCTCGAGCTGTTCAAGGAACCGTTCGCGGAAGCGCAGGCCTCCGGCGCCATCGTCGCGATGACCAGCAATTTCGTTCTCAACAACTTCCTCACCTATCGCGACCAGCGGCTGAAGGGCTTTGCGCTGCTGCGCGGCCTGATCGCGTTCTACATCGTGTGCAGCGTCGGCCTGCTGGCCAATGTCGGCGTCGCCTTCTCGGTCTACGACCAGGAGCCGATCTGGTGGCTTGCGGGCGCGGCCGGGGCGCTGATGGGCGTGGTGTGGAACTACGCAATGTCCGGACTGTTCGTCTGGCGCAAGAAATAG
- a CDS encoding DUF72 domain-containing protein: protein MAKAKTASKKSGNIFIGIGGWTFEPWRGVFYPEKLTQAKELSYAASKLTSIEINGTYYGSQKPESFRKWASEVPDGFVFSLKGPRFATNRRVLAEAGDSIKRFYDSGVLELGDHLGPVLWQFAPTKKFDGADFGKFLELLPRKLDGRALRHVVEVRHDSFCTPDFVALIREFETPVVFAEHGKYPAIADVAGDFVYARLQKGNDEIKTCYPPKQLDAWAKRFQDWAEGSEPDDLPKVDKAKPKKEPRDVFAYVIHEGKVRAPAGAMELIARVS from the coding sequence GTGGCCAAAGCAAAAACCGCGTCCAAAAAATCCGGCAACATCTTCATCGGCATCGGCGGCTGGACCTTCGAGCCCTGGCGCGGTGTGTTCTATCCGGAGAAGCTCACGCAAGCCAAGGAGCTGTCCTACGCCGCATCGAAGCTGACCTCGATCGAGATCAACGGCACGTATTACGGCTCGCAGAAACCGGAGAGCTTTCGCAAATGGGCGAGCGAGGTGCCCGATGGTTTCGTGTTCTCACTCAAGGGACCGCGCTTCGCCACCAATCGGCGCGTGCTGGCCGAGGCCGGAGATTCCATCAAGCGGTTCTATGATTCCGGCGTGCTGGAACTGGGCGATCATCTTGGGCCGGTGCTGTGGCAGTTCGCGCCGACCAAAAAATTCGACGGCGCCGATTTCGGCAAATTCCTCGAGCTGTTGCCGCGCAAGCTCGACGGACGCGCGCTGCGCCACGTCGTCGAGGTCCGTCACGACAGTTTCTGCACGCCGGACTTCGTCGCGCTGATCCGCGAATTCGAGACGCCCGTCGTCTTCGCCGAGCACGGCAAATATCCGGCGATCGCCGACGTCGCCGGCGATTTCGTCTATGCCCGGCTGCAGAAGGGCAATGACGAGATCAAGACGTGCTATCCGCCGAAGCAGCTCGATGCCTGGGCCAAGCGCTTTCAGGACTGGGCCGAGGGAAGTGAACCCGACGACCTGCCGAAGGTCGACAAGGCCAAGCCGAAGAAGGAGCCCCGCGACGTGTTCGCCTATGTCATCCATGAGGGCAAGGTGCGTGCGCCGGCCGGCGCCATGGAACTGATCGCGCGGGTGAGTTGA
- a CDS encoding DUF488 family protein has protein sequence MAKAKKLFTIGYEQTPPKAVLDELEQSGVKLVVDVRAVTSSRRPGFSKKQLSAGLDERGIAYVHLAALGTPKEGRLAARSGQYDVLEKIFSKHLKTPEAREQMDELSALVKKAGPVCLLCYERDHTHCHRQMIAEVIEDRDGVTVKNLAGRQV, from the coding sequence ATGGCAAAGGCCAAAAAGCTCTTCACCATCGGCTATGAGCAGACGCCGCCCAAGGCAGTGCTCGACGAGTTGGAGCAATCCGGCGTCAAACTCGTCGTCGACGTGCGCGCGGTGACGTCATCGCGCCGGCCCGGCTTTTCCAAAAAGCAGTTGTCCGCGGGCCTTGATGAACGCGGCATCGCCTATGTCCACCTCGCCGCGCTGGGAACGCCCAAGGAAGGCCGCCTCGCCGCCCGCAGCGGGCAATACGATGTGCTGGAGAAGATTTTCTCAAAGCACCTGAAAACGCCGGAGGCCCGGGAGCAGATGGACGAGCTCTCGGCACTGGTGAAGAAAGCCGGTCCCGTCTGCCTGCTCTGCTACGAGCGCGATCACACCCATTGCCACCGCCAGATGATCGCGGAGGTCATCGAGGATCGGGATGGCGTGACCGTGAAGAATCTGGCGGGACGGCAGGTGTAG
- a CDS encoding PhzF family phenazine biosynthesis protein, which translates to MQRRYITVDVFTDRAFGGNQLAVVLDAGGLSTTQMQAIATEFNYSETTFVLPPRDKANDAEVRIFTPVRELPFAGHPNVGTAFVLATIAKEPKPRLRFEEKAGLVPVDIVREQGRVISTELTAPQPLARLSQLSAADAASCISLGADDIKVDHHAPQVVSVGTPFLVIEVHSRDALKRARSDAAAFGKVFPCDGAFAAWFYTRDVPAAEAPCERQARMFMRGASGLAEDPATGSATVAAAALFAELDATRDGELKLTVGQGFDMGRPSILQTRVRKQDGKIVSAHVGGSCVQMMEGTFRLAGEG; encoded by the coding sequence ATGCAGCGCCGCTACATCACCGTCGACGTGTTCACCGACCGCGCCTTCGGCGGCAACCAGCTCGCCGTGGTACTCGATGCCGGCGGGTTGTCGACCACGCAAATGCAGGCGATCGCGACCGAGTTCAACTATTCCGAGACGACCTTCGTGCTGCCGCCGCGCGACAAGGCGAATGATGCCGAGGTGCGCATCTTCACGCCTGTCAGGGAGCTTCCTTTCGCTGGCCATCCCAATGTCGGTACCGCCTTCGTGCTGGCGACGATCGCGAAGGAGCCGAAGCCGCGCCTGCGGTTCGAGGAGAAAGCGGGTCTGGTGCCGGTCGATATCGTGCGAGAGCAGGGCCGCGTGATCAGCACCGAGCTCACCGCGCCGCAGCCTTTGGCGCGTTTGTCGCAATTGTCGGCCGCTGATGCCGCGAGCTGCATCTCGCTCGGTGCAGACGACATCAAGGTCGACCATCACGCGCCTCAGGTCGTCAGCGTTGGAACGCCGTTTCTGGTGATTGAGGTGCACTCGCGCGATGCGCTCAAACGGGCGAGATCCGACGCGGCGGCCTTCGGCAAGGTATTTCCGTGCGACGGCGCGTTCGCGGCGTGGTTCTATACGCGCGATGTGCCCGCGGCGGAGGCGCCATGCGAGCGCCAGGCGCGCATGTTCATGCGCGGCGCCAGCGGCCTCGCCGAGGACCCCGCCACCGGCAGCGCCACGGTCGCAGCGGCCGCGCTGTTCGCCGAGCTCGATGCCACGCGCGATGGCGAGTTGAAGCTCACGGTCGGCCAGGGCTTTGACATGGGCCGGCCCAGCATCCTGCAGACGCGCGTGCGCAAGCAGGACGGCAAGATCGTCTCGGCCCATGTCGGCGGCAGCTGCGTGCAGATGATGGAAGGGACGTTCAGGCTCGCTGGGGAGGGGTAG
- a CDS encoding adenylate/guanylate cyclase domain-containing protein — MVSFASRKARQHAVMSEDFERELTREVLRTELLRVRALIMTGCVMMLFLTAINLVDPAVVGRVWRGTEGLAEVYGLLVGFILFEVWVHTQIRKNLKLDRDLPVVRRYIGALIETSVPTVILILQIRTMGANQALGFAVPLIYFIFVILSTLRLDFWLSTFTGFVAAAELFAVALIFDPASGSGEPQIYFHAVRSTIILICGVLAGAVGAQLRRQFAASIAAATARDRVTNLFGQHVSPQVVERLMAAGTSAAGDLRRVAVMFVDFRGFTAGAQSRTPQEVVDRLDGAFAVLVDILDREGGIVNKFLGDGFLALFGAPLEASDAAHRAVAAGREMLTAMERINAQTSWPLRIGIGIHFGEVVAGNIGSPRRKEYTVIGDTVNFASRLEALNKEFGSQLLISAAVREALGEDGSDAVALGEVEVRGYEQKVAVFQLG; from the coding sequence ATGGTCAGTTTTGCGAGCAGGAAGGCCCGGCAACACGCCGTGATGTCCGAGGACTTCGAGCGCGAGCTGACGCGGGAGGTGCTGCGGACCGAGCTGTTGCGGGTGAGGGCGCTGATCATGACGGGCTGCGTCATGATGCTGTTCCTCACTGCGATCAACCTGGTCGATCCCGCCGTCGTCGGCCGGGTGTGGCGCGGCACCGAAGGGCTGGCCGAGGTCTACGGCCTGCTCGTCGGCTTCATCCTGTTCGAGGTCTGGGTCCACACCCAGATCAGGAAGAACCTCAAGCTAGATCGCGATCTGCCGGTTGTCAGGCGCTATATCGGCGCGCTGATCGAAACCTCGGTACCCACGGTGATCCTGATCCTCCAGATCCGGACCATGGGCGCGAATCAGGCGCTGGGCTTCGCGGTGCCACTGATCTATTTCATCTTCGTCATCCTCTCGACCCTGCGGCTGGACTTCTGGCTCTCCACCTTCACCGGTTTTGTCGCCGCGGCCGAGCTGTTCGCCGTGGCGCTGATCTTCGATCCTGCCAGCGGGAGCGGCGAGCCGCAGATCTATTTTCACGCGGTACGAAGCACCATCATCCTGATCTGCGGCGTGCTTGCAGGCGCGGTCGGTGCGCAGCTCCGCCGCCAGTTCGCGGCGAGCATTGCGGCAGCGACCGCGCGCGACCGGGTGACCAACCTTTTCGGCCAGCATGTTTCGCCGCAGGTCGTCGAGCGGCTGATGGCGGCGGGGACGAGCGCCGCCGGCGACCTACGCCGCGTCGCCGTGATGTTCGTCGATTTCCGCGGCTTCACCGCCGGCGCGCAGTCGCGCACTCCGCAGGAGGTGGTCGACCGGCTCGACGGCGCCTTCGCCGTGCTGGTCGACATTCTCGACCGCGAGGGTGGCATCGTGAACAAGTTTCTGGGCGACGGCTTTCTCGCGCTGTTCGGTGCGCCGCTCGAGGCCTCCGACGCCGCGCACCGCGCGGTCGCCGCGGGCCGCGAGATGCTGACCGCGATGGAGCGCATCAACGCGCAGACGAGCTGGCCGCTCAGAATCGGAATCGGCATCCATTTCGGCGAGGTCGTCGCCGGCAATATCGGCTCGCCCCGGCGCAAGGAATACACCGTCATCGGAGACACCGTGAACTTCGCTTCCCGGCTGGAGGCGCTGAACAAGGAGTTCGGTTCGCAGCTCCTGATCTCCGCGGCCGTGCGCGAGGCGCTGGGCGAGGACGGCAGCGATGCCGTCGCGCTCGGCGAGGTCGAGGTGCGCGGCTATGAGCAAAAGGTGGCGGTGTTTCAATTGGGGTAA
- a CDS encoding ABC transporter permease: MTAVDRPEPRHAIRERFGFWRRSYAMLIKEFIQLRRDRVSFAMIVMLPVMQLLLFGYAINTTPHNLPSAVLLQEDSDLARSILKALENTAYFRFLYEVHDVEDFDNLLKSGKVLFGVEIPRGFERAVRRGDKPALLVAADATDPVAASAAIGSLGMVVQTALKHDLYIGDPPEMPFEIRAHARYNPAAASSLNIVPGLVGTILTMTMLIFTALSVTREVERGTMEALLSMPIKPVEVMFGKIIPYVLVGFVQAFLIIGIGVGLFGVPVLGNLFLLALLSTLFITTNLAIGYTISTLVQNQLQAMQMSMMFFLPSILLSGFMFPFAGMPAWAQYVGECLPLTHYLRIVRAIMLKGASMQNLRFDALALAVLMLLAMTIAVTRFRRTLD; this comes from the coding sequence ATGACCGCCGTCGATCGTCCCGAACCACGGCACGCGATCCGGGAGCGCTTCGGCTTCTGGAGGCGCTCCTATGCGATGCTGATCAAGGAGTTCATCCAGCTCAGGCGGGACCGGGTGTCGTTTGCGATGATCGTGATGCTGCCGGTGATGCAGCTGCTCTTGTTCGGCTACGCCATCAACACCACGCCGCACAATCTGCCGAGCGCGGTGCTGCTCCAGGAGGACTCCGATCTCGCACGCTCGATCCTGAAGGCGCTGGAGAACACCGCCTATTTCCGCTTTCTCTACGAAGTCCACGACGTTGAGGATTTCGACAATCTCCTGAAATCCGGCAAGGTGCTGTTCGGCGTCGAGATCCCGCGTGGCTTCGAGCGGGCAGTGCGGCGCGGCGATAAGCCGGCGCTGCTGGTCGCGGCCGACGCCACCGATCCAGTGGCGGCGAGCGCGGCGATCGGCTCGCTCGGCATGGTCGTGCAGACCGCGCTCAAGCACGATCTCTACATCGGAGATCCTCCTGAGATGCCGTTCGAGATCCGCGCGCACGCCCGCTACAACCCCGCCGCCGCGTCGAGCCTCAACATCGTGCCGGGCCTCGTCGGCACCATCCTGACCATGACCATGCTGATCTTCACCGCGCTCTCGGTCACGCGCGAGGTCGAGCGCGGCACGATGGAGGCCCTGCTGTCGATGCCGATCAAGCCGGTCGAGGTGATGTTCGGCAAGATCATTCCCTACGTGCTGGTCGGTTTCGTTCAGGCGTTCCTCATCATCGGCATCGGGGTCGGCCTGTTCGGCGTGCCGGTGCTCGGCAATCTGTTCCTGTTGGCCCTGCTCTCGACGCTGTTCATCACGACCAACCTGGCGATCGGGTATACGATCTCGACGCTGGTGCAGAACCAGCTCCAGGCGATGCAGATGTCGATGATGTTCTTCCTGCCGAGCATCTTGCTGTCCGGCTTCATGTTCCCGTTTGCCGGGATGCCGGCCTGGGCGCAATATGTCGGTGAGTGCCTGCCACTGACGCATTATCTGCGCATCGTCCGCGCCATCATGCTGAAGGGCGCGAGCATGCAAAATTTGCGTTTCGATGCGTTGGCCCTGGCTGTCCTGATGCTGCTCGCCATGACCATCGCCGTGACGCGCTTCCGCCGCACGCTGGATTGA
- a CDS encoding ABC transporter ATP-binding protein, translated as MSGANGIAIDVKGLTKSFGGREVVHDLSMQVKRGSIYGFLGPNGSGKTTTIRILCGLLTPDSGEGTCLGYDIRRDAEKIKRQVGYMTQRFSLYQDLSVRENLEFVARLYGLRDARGAARDMIKRIGLSGREEQLAGELSGGWKQRLALGACTLPSPKLLLLDEPTAGVDPKARRDFWNEIHALAADGLTVLVSTHYMDEAERCHEIAYIAYGHLLVHGTVEEVIAKSALTTYTVTGEDLNELAAALTGKPGIDMVAPFGTSLHVSGRDVAALEASIAPWCEKSGLHWHKSSPSLEDVFIELMGRSKDNFQ; from the coding sequence ATGAGCGGCGCCAATGGCATTGCGATCGACGTCAAGGGCCTGACCAAGTCGTTCGGCGGCCGCGAGGTCGTGCACGATCTGTCGATGCAGGTGAAGCGGGGTTCGATCTACGGCTTCCTCGGCCCAAACGGCTCCGGCAAGACGACGACCATCCGCATCCTCTGCGGCCTGCTCACGCCCGACAGCGGCGAGGGCACCTGCCTCGGCTACGACATCAGGCGCGATGCCGAAAAGATCAAGCGCCAGGTCGGCTACATGACCCAGCGGTTCAGCCTCTATCAGGATCTCTCAGTCCGCGAAAACCTCGAATTCGTCGCGCGGCTGTACGGCCTTCGCGATGCACGCGGCGCCGCGCGCGACATGATCAAGCGGATCGGGCTCTCGGGGCGCGAGGAACAGCTCGCGGGCGAGCTCTCCGGCGGCTGGAAGCAGCGGTTGGCGCTGGGTGCCTGCACATTGCCGAGTCCGAAACTGCTGCTGTTGGACGAACCGACCGCCGGCGTCGACCCGAAGGCGCGGCGCGATTTCTGGAACGAGATTCATGCACTGGCGGCCGACGGTCTCACCGTGCTGGTCTCGACCCACTACATGGACGAGGCCGAGCGCTGTCACGAGATCGCTTATATCGCCTATGGCCATCTGCTCGTGCACGGCACCGTGGAGGAGGTGATCGCGAAATCCGCGCTGACGACCTACACCGTGACGGGCGAGGACCTGAACGAGCTCGCGGCTGCGCTCACCGGCAAGCCGGGAATCGACATGGTGGCGCCGTTCGGCACGTCGCTGCACGTCTCCGGCCGCGACGTCGCCGCGCTCGAAGCCAGCATCGCACCATGGTGCGAGAAAAGCGGGCTGCACTGGCACAAATCGTCGCCGTCACTGGAAGATGTGTTCATCGAGTTGATGGGCCGTTCCAAGGACAATTTCCAATGA
- a CDS encoding HlyD family secretion protein: MRSSQVIFGAALIIALATGLAGCKEKRDPGFQGWVEADMIFVSPDEAGRVTKLNIREGDEVKVGDHLYSVDDDLQLADLNQNKATLANAQQTYDRAASLSKTGSGTQANLDSAVSALRVAEARVVTSETRMARRKGFAPVAGTIQQIYFREGEMVAAQRPVLSIMPPGNMKLRFFVPETELPKLAIGDTVRIACDNCAADLTAKIYFIATSAEYTPPVIYSLEERNKLVYLIQARPSRPDALRVGQPIDVHLNPKTPVADKR; the protein is encoded by the coding sequence ATGAGGTCGTCGCAGGTAATTTTCGGAGCTGCACTGATCATCGCGCTCGCAACTGGGCTTGCTGGGTGCAAGGAGAAACGTGATCCCGGCTTCCAGGGCTGGGTCGAGGCCGACATGATCTTCGTCAGCCCGGACGAGGCCGGCCGCGTGACGAAGCTGAACATCCGCGAGGGCGACGAAGTCAAGGTCGGCGATCACCTCTATTCCGTTGACGACGATCTCCAGCTTGCCGATCTCAACCAGAACAAGGCGACGCTTGCCAACGCGCAGCAGACCTATGACCGCGCGGCCTCGCTGAGCAAGACCGGCTCGGGCACGCAGGCCAATCTCGACTCGGCCGTCTCCGCCTTGCGCGTCGCCGAGGCGCGGGTGGTGACCTCGGAGACGCGGATGGCGCGGCGCAAAGGGTTTGCGCCAGTCGCCGGCACCATCCAGCAGATCTATTTTCGCGAGGGCGAGATGGTGGCGGCGCAACGGCCGGTGCTCTCGATCATGCCGCCCGGCAATATGAAGCTGCGCTTCTTCGTGCCGGAGACCGAGCTGCCGAAGCTCGCGATCGGCGATACGGTGCGGATCGCGTGCGACAATTGCGCCGCCGATCTCACCGCAAAGATCTATTTCATCGCGACTTCGGCCGAATACACTCCGCCTGTCATTTACAGCCTTGAGGAGCGCAACAAGCTCGTCTACCTGATCCAGGCTCGGCCCTCGCGTCCCGATGCCTTGCGTGTCGGACAACCCATCGACGTCCATCTCAATCCAAAGACTCCGGTGGCGGACAAGCGATGA
- a CDS encoding TetR/AcrR family transcriptional regulator: protein MPASSRATRAAERRAAIVEAAMEEFIARGFAATRLDDIAKRAGVAKGTIYLHFKDKESMFEELVRTVIVPVVTRLTALPPPAGSVRDLVEAFASNFLKEVIGTRRGDLVRLIVAEGPRFPSVADFYYREVVSRGIAAMRALIELGIARGEIRQKNLAHYPQILVAPAMIAVIWQSLFARHAPLDAQDMLRVHLDLIFGERSTT, encoded by the coding sequence ATGCCCGCGTCGAGCCGCGCCACGCGTGCGGCGGAACGACGTGCGGCGATCGTGGAGGCCGCGATGGAGGAATTCATCGCGCGCGGCTTTGCCGCCACGCGGCTCGACGACATCGCGAAGCGCGCGGGTGTCGCCAAGGGCACCATCTACCTGCACTTCAAGGACAAGGAATCGATGTTCGAGGAGCTGGTGCGGACGGTGATCGTGCCTGTCGTGACCCGGTTGACGGCATTGCCGCCACCGGCGGGCTCGGTGCGCGATCTCGTCGAGGCGTTTGCCAGCAACTTCCTGAAGGAGGTCATCGGCACCAGGCGCGGCGATCTCGTGCGCCTGATAGTGGCCGAGGGGCCACGGTTTCCCTCCGTGGCCGATTTCTACTACCGCGAGGTTGTCTCGCGCGGCATCGCCGCCATGCGCGCGCTGATCGAGCTCGGCATTGCCCGCGGCGAGATCCGCCAGAAGAACCTGGCGCATTATCCGCAGATCCTGGTCGCACCCGCGATGATCGCGGTGATCTGGCAGAGCCTGTTTGCGCGGCACGCGCCGCTCGACGCGCAGGACATGCTGCGCGTTCATCTCGATTTGATTTTTGGCGAACGGAGCACGACATGA
- a CDS encoding helix-turn-helix transcriptional regulator gives MIEAAPNPVTTVMRALADPTRRAVFERVFESKEISVAELTRGSGVTQGAISQHLKSLKQAGLVAERAEGRNVYYRAAPQGLEPLVSWMDHYGVFWRERFQNLRDLLKEIDP, from the coding sequence ATGATCGAAGCCGCTCCAAATCCCGTGACCACCGTGATGCGCGCCCTCGCCGATCCGACACGGCGCGCCGTGTTCGAGCGCGTCTTCGAGAGCAAGGAGATCAGCGTCGCCGAGCTCACGCGCGGAAGTGGCGTGACGCAAGGTGCGATCTCGCAACATTTGAAGTCCCTCAAGCAGGCCGGCCTCGTCGCCGAGCGTGCCGAGGGCCGCAACGTCTATTACCGTGCCGCGCCGCAAGGCCTCGAACCGCTGGTCTCCTGGATGGACCATTACGGCGTGTTCTGGCGCGAGCGCTTCCAGAACCTGCGTGACCTCTTGAAGGAGATCGATCCGTGA
- a CDS encoding SRPBCC domain-containing protein, with protein sequence MSAVELKAETKDIVLDEVLPHAPETIWKALTSAQLIARWLMPPTGFEAVEGNTFTYQTTPGGAWDGVIHCRVLEVMPNRRLVYAWKGGDERNTGYGAPLDTVVTWSLTPVEAGTRIRLVHAGFVIPRNESAYTGMSGGWKKVVRQLDEISGEDK encoded by the coding sequence GTGAGTGCTGTTGAATTGAAAGCCGAGACAAAAGACATCGTCCTCGACGAGGTGCTCCCTCACGCACCGGAGACGATCTGGAAGGCGCTGACCAGCGCCCAGCTGATCGCGCGCTGGCTGATGCCGCCGACCGGTTTCGAGGCCGTCGAAGGCAACACTTTCACCTACCAGACCACGCCGGGCGGCGCCTGGGATGGCGTCATCCATTGCCGCGTCTTGGAGGTCATGCCGAACCGCCGCCTCGTCTACGCTTGGAAGGGCGGGGATGAGCGCAACACCGGTTACGGCGCGCCGCTCGACACTGTCGTGACGTGGTCCCTCACCCCGGTCGAGGCCGGCACGCGGATCCGTCTGGTTCATGCGGGCTTCGTCATACCCAGGAACGAGTCGGCCTACACGGGCATGAGCGGCGGCTGGAAGAAGGTCGTCCGCCAGCTCGATGAGATCAGCGGCGAAGACAAGTAA